In the Methylophilus sp. 5 genome, one interval contains:
- a CDS encoding TniQ family protein → MHIPSLIKDETLYGVLARGMHINGYAHHLLGIEKLSGQRVTSLANLKAEVLLNSDYVIGLGCEQNLGVSVLEQHLGGEQHLNHDLVSYASGQLVNGAWKTCQLCLKEDTERFGTGTWRLLHQLPTTLICPLHDEQLSRHELKRKMLHHRFYLPMQTNSTPVSINNAIRGHLKNLAQLGHEAIADKSKPYPSSVIKQVCKRVMLDRGFLKGNALSKRVHEDFSEFFGSARLSDVMDINLGRLLNGVLGVDEVPVIQRMLLIYWWFGSWELFKLSCLWQSIFADSTETLSQSDANHDLRQYYRDHCLGYISSKPGASRQELLRIDYKAFRWLKNNDSAWLNKHLPMTRYSQLCLF, encoded by the coding sequence ATGCATATTCCATCACTGATTAAGGATGAAACACTTTATGGCGTACTGGCCAGGGGGATGCATATCAATGGTTATGCACACCACCTCTTAGGAATTGAAAAGCTGAGTGGTCAGAGGGTAACTTCTCTAGCAAATTTAAAAGCTGAAGTATTGTTAAATTCTGATTATGTAATTGGATTAGGTTGTGAACAAAACCTTGGTGTATCTGTATTGGAGCAACATCTGGGAGGAGAGCAGCATTTGAATCACGATTTGGTTTCTTATGCATCTGGGCAGCTTGTAAATGGTGCTTGGAAGACATGTCAACTGTGTTTAAAAGAAGATACTGAGCGATTTGGTACAGGTACTTGGCGTTTGTTGCATCAACTACCAACTACGTTAATTTGCCCACTTCATGATGAGCAGCTCAGTCGCCACGAGCTCAAGCGGAAAATGCTTCATCATCGCTTTTATCTTCCGATGCAGACTAATAGCACGCCTGTGAGCATAAATAACGCTATCAGAGGCCACTTGAAGAATTTGGCGCAGTTAGGCCATGAGGCTATCGCTGACAAGAGCAAACCATACCCATCATCAGTGATCAAGCAAGTTTGCAAAAGGGTGATGCTGGATCGAGGTTTTTTAAAAGGGAATGCTTTATCAAAACGAGTTCACGAGGATTTTTCTGAATTTTTCGGATCGGCGAGGCTAAGTGATGTCATGGATATTAATTTAGGCAGATTGCTGAATGGAGTTTTAGGTGTTGATGAAGTACCAGTGATTCAACGGATGCTCCTTATATACTGGTGGTTTGGTAGTTGGGAGTTATTTAAACTGTCATGCCTTTGGCAAAGCATATTCGCAGATTCAACTGAAACTTTGAGTCAAAGTGATGCTAATCATGATTTGCGTCAATACTACAGGGACCATTGTTTAGGTTATATATCATCAAAGCCAGGGGCGAGCAGGCAGGAACTTTTGAGGATAGACTATAAAGCCTTCAGATGGCTGAAAAATAATGATAGTGCGTGGCTAAATAAGCACTTACCAATGACGCGCTACTCCCAGCTTTGTCTTTTCTAA
- a CDS encoding ProQ/FinO family protein, with protein sequence MGLEKLAVLKQQLAADAKAAKEKKVDKNQAVDPAVLVIGRLQKLFPNTFPKSPAPKVPLKIGILNDLTERSEEISISKEDLHKAIQTWCRGQRYWSASIEGAQRINLDGIPSGIVDANGAAQARAMMNKRRSTQNRSMPQNTDEHQKNMRNKKL encoded by the coding sequence ATGGGATTAGAAAAACTTGCCGTATTAAAGCAACAACTAGCAGCAGATGCCAAGGCGGCTAAAGAAAAGAAAGTAGATAAAAATCAAGCAGTGGATCCTGCAGTGTTAGTCATTGGTCGACTACAGAAACTATTTCCAAACACCTTCCCTAAAAGTCCCGCGCCCAAAGTGCCATTGAAGATCGGCATTCTTAATGACCTCACTGAGAGATCAGAAGAAATTAGCATTTCAAAAGAAGACCTGCACAAAGCAATCCAAACATGGTGTCGTGGGCAACGATATTGGTCAGCATCGATTGAGGGGGCACAACGCATTAATTTGGATGGAATCCCTTCAGGGATTGTTGATGCGAACGGTGCTGCTCAAGCCAGAGCGATGATGAACAAGCGTCGCTCCACTCAAAACCGTTCTATGCCTCAGAACACAGACGAACATCAAAAAAACATGAGAAACAAAAAACTATAG
- a CDS encoding peptidase domain-containing ABC transporter: MKLSNQNFVWAIGGLCALHKIPFDAQLLIRSFVPPYDLTSLQAALQSYGFQIGLESLDLHDIHPAVFPVLVILKISPEVEPSLDSNAEVAEKEQLSNLAIVLKCDKERVLWIKPGIEQPETISYPEFSAQVTGQVLLASKRNDANQTAAELEAQANPQSPAVKSAAAQRPFGFKWFIPELLKHKTVWREILLASLAIQIVALATPLGTQVIIDKVVVHHTTSTLIVVAIALGIFMVFNAIMSWVRQYLVLHTGNRIDAVLAHKVFGHLLHLPMRYFEHRPTGTLVARLHGVETIREFLAGSLITLLLDFPFLIIFLAIMFWYSWQLTLISLASLALITIVSLAVTPLLRKRLNEQFLLGARNQAFLTEYISGMETVKSLQLEPQLEHKYGDYLATYLNSTFTAKQLSNSYNITANTLDQLQTLAILCVGAWIVMHNPKFTIGMLVAFQMFSGRLSGPVLRLVGMYQEFQQADIAVKRLGDLMDAPTEPYSLIPARANSIKGQLDFESISFRYSENHPWLYQQLNINIKPNKCTVIMGPSGCGKSTLAKLMLGFLQPQEGSIKLDGKDIRYMSANELRNVFGVVPQETTLFSGTLYENLTLANPHASFEQIIMACQLAGIHETIEQLPQGYQTPLGEHGTGLSGGQKQRIAIARALLRQPNILIFDEAVSNLDPHTAEQFAQTINKLKGKVTIIFITHQFPSSLLIDEVIKLGTPQNLSSTEGVLKG; this comes from the coding sequence ATGAAATTAAGCAACCAGAATTTTGTCTGGGCGATTGGTGGCTTGTGCGCATTGCACAAGATTCCATTTGATGCGCAATTGCTTATTCGCAGCTTTGTCCCACCTTACGATTTAACCTCCCTACAAGCCGCATTACAGTCTTACGGATTTCAAATTGGTCTTGAGTCGTTAGATCTTCATGATATTCATCCAGCAGTCTTTCCCGTTTTAGTTATCTTAAAAATTTCGCCAGAGGTTGAGCCCTCGCTCGATTCAAATGCGGAGGTTGCTGAGAAAGAGCAGTTATCAAACTTAGCCATTGTGCTTAAGTGCGACAAAGAACGTGTGTTGTGGATCAAGCCAGGAATTGAGCAACCAGAAACCATCAGTTACCCGGAGTTTTCAGCGCAAGTAACGGGCCAAGTATTACTGGCCTCCAAAAGAAACGACGCTAATCAAACTGCAGCAGAATTAGAGGCACAAGCTAATCCGCAATCGCCAGCCGTAAAATCAGCAGCTGCTCAACGCCCGTTTGGCTTCAAATGGTTTATCCCCGAGTTACTCAAACATAAAACCGTCTGGCGTGAGATTCTGCTAGCTTCATTAGCCATTCAAATCGTGGCTCTAGCTACTCCATTAGGTACCCAAGTCATTATTGATAAAGTAGTTGTCCACCATACGACAAGCACCTTAATCGTGGTGGCTATTGCCTTAGGTATTTTCATGGTATTTAACGCCATCATGAGTTGGGTGCGGCAATATCTCGTATTGCATACCGGTAACCGTATTGATGCAGTGCTCGCCCATAAAGTATTTGGTCATCTGCTGCACTTGCCTATGCGCTATTTTGAGCACCGGCCAACCGGTACATTGGTTGCTCGCTTGCATGGCGTGGAGACGATTAGAGAGTTCTTAGCAGGCTCCCTCATTACCTTGTTACTCGACTTCCCATTTCTAATCATCTTTCTGGCAATTATGTTCTGGTATAGCTGGCAACTCACACTCATCAGCCTAGCGAGTTTGGCACTGATTACCATCGTCAGCCTGGCCGTTACACCATTGCTGCGTAAACGCCTCAACGAGCAATTCTTGCTCGGTGCCAGAAATCAGGCATTCCTCACTGAATATATTTCTGGCATGGAAACCGTCAAATCCCTGCAACTAGAGCCGCAGCTTGAACATAAATATGGCGACTACCTGGCCACTTATCTCAACAGCACCTTCACGGCCAAACAACTCTCCAACAGCTACAACATCACCGCCAATACTTTAGATCAACTACAAACCCTTGCCATATTGTGCGTGGGGGCGTGGATCGTGATGCACAACCCAAAATTTACTATCGGTATGTTGGTTGCCTTCCAAATGTTTAGTGGCAGGCTCTCTGGCCCCGTACTCAGGTTGGTCGGCATGTATCAAGAGTTTCAGCAGGCAGATATTGCAGTAAAGCGCCTTGGAGATTTGATGGATGCGCCCACCGAGCCTTATTCACTGATTCCAGCCAGAGCGAATAGCATCAAAGGCCAGTTGGACTTTGAGAGCATCAGCTTTAGATATTCCGAGAACCACCCCTGGTTATATCAACAACTTAATATCAATATTAAACCCAACAAATGTACCGTCATTATGGGGCCTAGTGGCTGCGGTAAAAGCACTTTGGCCAAACTGATGCTGGGATTTCTACAGCCACAAGAAGGCAGCATCAAGCTTGATGGTAAAGACATCCGCTACATGAGCGCTAACGAGTTGCGGAATGTCTTTGGTGTAGTCCCACAAGAGACCACACTGTTCTCAGGCACTCTTTACGAAAATCTCACACTCGCAAACCCTCACGCTAGCTTTGAGCAAATCATCATGGCGTGTCAGTTAGCGGGTATACACGAAACGATTGAGCAACTTCCACAAGGTTACCAAACCCCATTAGGTGAACATGGTACTGGGTTAAGTGGTGGCCAAAAGCAACGCATTGCAATTGCCAGAGCACTACTCAGACAGCCCAACATTCTGATCTTTGATGAGGCTGTTTCTAATCTTGATCCACATACAGCGGAACAGTTTGCACAGACGATTAATAAGTTGAAAGGCAAAGTCACAATCATATTCATTACTCATCAATTCCCTAGTAGTCTGCTGATTGATGAAGTTATCAAACTTGGAACTCCTCAAAATCTATCCTCAACTGAGGGTGTGTTAAAAGGATAG